The Saprospiraceae bacterium genome includes a window with the following:
- a CDS encoding histidine kinase — MRVLVKIIIISCCQFYNVIGQITNIDTKTELKHQIGNFQPDIIFDNVTEKDGLSSYLVSSMVLDHDGFLWIGTHSGLNRYDGKRFEVFRRKKGDPTTLLQNAIRSLDVDLQGNIWCGTEDGISCYVKATKKFKSFVFDDKELYPRANELKCDQDGIIWAGSENGLVRLDPITGKFTYFRYDVSDINSLPDNRIDKNGIIYDIEKKGLWLATKNGLCFFDIKTNKVINHRNTKNNPIYLNHSVSALHKSKEGIIWYFDNNTQDIIGFNPKTEQVLHSISLRGKLKDPYAGFIFETSYHHLWFSSISYETIRIDYLNGNKMEIIKHDETNSTSILGDFVSSAFEDKDQTVWLGTYAGLSRFNHKRLFFSTKKVSKQFPEFNINWYITCLTQNPKTEEWWVGTRDDKAYIYNPTKDTWTKVDFSGFSKESNAKFITDIEFVDDIAVIFYASAMTYQYDTRNGKFSKFYGLTGSFSDYKTRSMVQETDSTYILGNNLPVLRWNKNTNKLQTIRLNKTKDEKGNVYGAGWFTSKKNQGVWMSVSNQDVGYLHPGDSIIYIFKLPIGFNVHQGGYFNGISVDDFGQPWISYTTQGLLHLKKKKEKIETQEDVELKSWTVSEGLVNETLYSTTTDHKGQIWCSSLNKFSVFDVKKNQFYNFKIHLSENNSFYFNYMTLLKNGNVITNIRGDIIEFNPAFLNVLLPENPVIISSLSLPDRKILLGGEPEIKLEPDENFITFGFGSLSVSAYTSYHFEYILDGVNDKWVTADGESEAPYTNLPPGKYTFQLRAISQDGAWKSDIKTLKIIIKTPFYKSWWFLSIIGILTAYIMFYTARARIRNIRNIDELKSKAQLLEKEKTAVMYENLKQHLNPHFLFNSLTSLSSLIRIDQRQAGDFLDKMSKVYRYILKNKENETVPLFEELKFVEMYNQLQKTRFGDGIQIKIDIPEEYHYRKIAPVTLQNLVENAIKHNIADEESPLIIRMYIEDDFLIVQNNLQTKGFVETSNKQGQNRMVSLYRYLSPRPVVITESEDFYTVKIPLI; from the coding sequence ATGAGAGTTTTAGTCAAAATAATAATTATTTCGTGCTGTCAGTTTTATAATGTAATAGGTCAGATTACCAATATAGATACTAAAACTGAATTAAAACACCAAATTGGTAATTTCCAGCCGGACATCATTTTTGACAATGTCACTGAAAAAGATGGCCTTAGTAGTTATCTCGTATCTTCGATGGTTCTTGATCACGATGGATTTTTATGGATCGGGACTCATAGCGGACTCAATCGATATGATGGTAAACGTTTTGAAGTATTTAGAAGAAAAAAAGGAGATCCAACTACACTTTTGCAAAACGCTATTAGGAGCTTGGATGTTGACCTCCAAGGTAATATTTGGTGTGGCACTGAAGACGGTATCTCTTGTTATGTTAAAGCCACCAAAAAGTTTAAGTCCTTTGTCTTTGATGATAAAGAGTTGTACCCCAGGGCCAACGAGCTAAAATGTGACCAAGATGGAATTATTTGGGCGGGAAGTGAAAATGGATTGGTAAGACTTGATCCTATAACTGGTAAATTTACCTATTTTAGATACGATGTTTCAGATATAAATTCACTCCCAGATAACAGAATTGATAAAAATGGCATCATCTATGATATAGAAAAAAAAGGCTTATGGTTGGCCACTAAAAATGGATTGTGTTTTTTTGATATAAAAACAAACAAGGTTATTAACCACCGTAACACTAAAAACAATCCAATTTACCTCAATCATTCAGTATCTGCTCTTCATAAATCCAAAGAAGGTATAATCTGGTATTTTGATAATAATACACAAGACATTATTGGATTTAATCCTAAAACAGAACAGGTATTACATTCCATCTCACTCAGAGGAAAATTAAAGGATCCTTATGCCGGCTTCATTTTTGAGACGAGTTACCATCATCTTTGGTTTTCCAGTATTAGTTACGAAACCATAAGAATAGATTATCTTAATGGTAATAAAATGGAAATCATCAAACATGATGAAACTAATTCGACTTCCATACTCGGGGACTTTGTTTCGTCCGCATTTGAAGATAAAGACCAAACTGTGTGGCTGGGTACTTATGCGGGTTTGTCAAGATTCAACCACAAAAGATTATTTTTTAGCACCAAAAAAGTATCCAAACAGTTTCCTGAATTTAACATAAATTGGTACATCACATGTTTAACACAAAACCCAAAAACCGAAGAATGGTGGGTAGGTACCAGAGACGACAAAGCCTATATTTATAATCCAACAAAAGATACTTGGACTAAGGTCGATTTTTCCGGATTCTCAAAAGAAAGTAATGCAAAATTTATTACAGATATTGAATTTGTGGATGATATAGCAGTAATATTTTATGCATCTGCTATGACATATCAGTATGACACCAGAAATGGTAAATTTTCAAAATTTTATGGACTCACCGGATCATTTTCGGATTATAAGACGAGGTCTATGGTGCAGGAAACAGACAGTACTTATATCCTTGGTAATAATTTACCTGTCTTGCGGTGGAATAAAAATACCAATAAATTACAAACCATAAGGCTTAATAAAACAAAAGACGAAAAGGGTAATGTTTATGGAGCGGGATGGTTTACATCAAAAAAAAATCAAGGTGTCTGGATGTCCGTGTCAAATCAGGATGTTGGCTACTTACACCCCGGAGATTCAATTATCTATATCTTTAAATTGCCTATCGGTTTTAATGTGCACCAAGGTGGTTATTTTAATGGAATAAGCGTAGATGATTTCGGTCAACCTTGGATTTCATACACAACTCAAGGCTTACTTCATCTAAAAAAGAAAAAAGAAAAGATTGAGACTCAAGAAGATGTAGAACTGAAATCATGGACAGTTTCGGAAGGTCTTGTCAATGAAACCCTATACTCAACTACAACTGATCACAAAGGTCAAATATGGTGCTCGTCCCTCAATAAATTTTCGGTTTTTGATGTGAAAAAAAATCAATTTTACAATTTTAAAATTCATCTGAGCGAAAACAATTCCTTCTATTTTAATTACATGACCTTGTTGAAAAATGGAAATGTCATTACAAATATTCGGGGTGATATCATCGAGTTTAATCCTGCTTTTCTAAATGTTTTACTTCCCGAAAATCCAGTAATAATCAGTTCATTATCTTTGCCGGACAGGAAAATACTGTTGGGTGGTGAACCTGAAATAAAGCTCGAGCCAGATGAAAATTTTATTACTTTTGGTTTTGGCTCGTTAAGCGTTTCTGCATATACATCTTACCACTTTGAATACATCCTAGATGGTGTCAATGATAAATGGGTAACAGCTGATGGCGAATCCGAAGCACCATATACCAATTTACCTCCCGGAAAATATACTTTCCAACTTCGGGCCATTTCTCAGGATGGTGCTTGGAAATCTGATATCAAAACTTTAAAAATCATCATCAAAACACCTTTTTACAAGAGCTGGTGGTTTCTTTCTATAATCGGTATCCTGACAGCATACATTATGTTTTATACAGCTCGGGCCAGAATAAGAAATATCAGGAACATTGACGAATTAAAATCCAAAGCCCAACTGCTCGAAAAAGAAAAAACAGCGGTCATGTATGAAAATCTGAAACAACATCTCAATCCGCATTTCCTGTTTAATTCACTGACTTCACTGAGTAGTCTCATCAGAATAGATCAGCGACAGGCAGGGGATTTCTTAGATAAGATGAGTAAAGTGTATCGGTACATCCTCAAAAATAAAGAAAACGAAACCGTACCGCTTTTTGAAGAGCTCAAGTTTGTAGAAATGTACAATCAACTTCAAAAAACCAGATTCGGAGACGGTATTCAGATAAAAATCGATATACCTGAAGAGTATCATTACCGCAAAATAGCACCTGTAACCTTACAGAATCTGGTCGAAAACGCAATAAAACACAATATCGCAGATGAAGAATCTCCGTTGATCATAAGGATGTATATTGAAGATGATTTTCTGATTGTGCAAAACAATCTGCAAACAAAAGGATTTGTCGAAACGAGCAATAAACAGGGACAAAACAGAATGGTCTCTTTATATAGATATCTAAGCCCCAGACCGGTTGTCATCACTGAATCGGAAGATTTTTATACCGTAAAAATTCCTTTAATCTAA
- a CDS encoding response regulator transcription factor, with protein sequence MKAVIIEDEQLIAKELQYKISDVAPDIEIIQVLPSLKTAYKWFMENAEPDLIFADIQLSDGISFEIFKRYDLKCPVIFTTAYDEYAIQAFKVNGIDYLLKPVDSDDLKRAIDKSRAIIDSKAEYPKDFHQLISLISNPDGLKNKFKEQFIVSHRKQWIPVSVKDIACFYRDSINFIYTFSGEKYMLDFATLEEVEELLDPKQFYRSNRQSIINLNAIQSVKPHENQKLTVTLLPPLKLEVDISREKAPAFKKWFDR encoded by the coding sequence ATAAAAGCAGTAATTATCGAAGACGAGCAACTTATCGCAAAAGAATTGCAGTACAAAATTTCTGATGTTGCACCGGATATTGAGATCATTCAGGTGTTGCCAAGTCTCAAGACTGCTTATAAGTGGTTTATGGAAAATGCTGAGCCGGATCTCATATTTGCAGATATACAGCTAAGTGATGGTATCAGTTTTGAAATTTTCAAAAGATATGATCTAAAATGTCCAGTTATATTTACGACAGCGTATGACGAGTATGCCATTCAGGCATTTAAAGTCAATGGTATCGACTATCTCCTCAAACCGGTGGACAGCGATGACTTGAAAAGAGCCATTGACAAATCAAGAGCCATCATAGACAGCAAAGCAGAGTATCCCAAAGATTTTCACCAATTAATCAGTCTGATCTCTAATCCGGATGGTCTCAAAAATAAGTTTAAAGAGCAATTTATTGTCAGTCACCGCAAACAATGGATTCCTGTCAGTGTAAAAGATATTGCCTGTTTTTACAGAGACAGCATAAATTTTATTTACACTTTTTCAGGTGAAAAGTATATGCTGGATTTCGCCACGCTGGAAGAAGTCGAAGAGTTGCTGGACCCCAAACAGTTTTACAGATCCAACCGACAGTCCATCATCAATTTAAATGCCATTCAAAGTGTAAAACCGCATGAAAACCAGAAACTGACAGTCACCTTATTGCCCCCGCTAAAACTGGAAGTTGATATAAGTCGTGAAAAAGCGCCTGCATTTAAGAAATGGTTTGATAGGTGA
- a CDS encoding T9SS type A sorting domain-containing protein, translating into MKNLKLLILFFINSPLLISQDFVPEPQNFKGATPLWFFYPHDVDFVRNQQNDPNSNGYNAFSPNRLHLHENELYFSVINKPHDYFGYTMFKVNSNTGILNWKYKSNYTNMSRQQLPFDMIINDDCQIEILGAKAVKGPVANPFLLLGTNVYNFEKTVLNCESGDMVENFYSDTNYNETNQTMGLWTATPFIKLADKYFYKRSFSAPRETIFFPMLNDGSINFADTSLIISDSDFVTSQINIEANRLLNIQCLLNSDEGNYCELSEITYNGQKLQRKLINDEIGSLLHKNYTNTLVNIHKVNLDYTIVDNYYEVIENQYLNKTNLIWFNNEMNVKLNIRDVAIDGHHYHTIITFYSTGQKLYSFARPSKYTSYESTGFDILEINLDGSIKDVGYIHNTNPKSVFNAISPIITDDGVLVFYSYDRVVNDLEKLVGWWTLYGFDAKQLGIDVISSTKELQSGLQIYPNPASSELTIVHRDLTLKNICIIDISGRVVLNAQPGIDETLVTLDRLSSGIYFVMATDDIGRKLHFKLIIQN; encoded by the coding sequence ATGAAAAATCTGAAATTGCTTATCCTCTTTTTTATTAATTCTCCACTTTTGATATCTCAGGATTTTGTACCAGAACCCCAGAACTTTAAAGGTGCTACACCTTTATGGTTTTTTTATCCGCATGATGTGGACTTTGTAAGAAATCAACAAAATGACCCAAACAGTAATGGATATAATGCTTTTAGTCCAAACCGTTTACATTTACACGAAAATGAACTTTATTTTAGTGTAATAAATAAACCGCATGATTATTTTGGATACACTATGTTTAAGGTGAACAGCAATACCGGAATTTTAAATTGGAAATATAAATCAAACTATACCAATATGTCCCGGCAGCAGCTACCATTTGATATGATCATCAATGATGATTGTCAGATAGAAATTTTAGGGGCTAAAGCAGTTAAAGGACCTGTTGCCAATCCATTTTTATTATTAGGAACCAACGTGTACAATTTTGAAAAGACCGTATTGAATTGTGAGAGTGGAGATATGGTTGAAAATTTTTACAGTGATACAAATTATAATGAAACAAATCAAACAATGGGATTATGGACTGCTACTCCATTTATAAAATTAGCTGATAAATATTTTTACAAACGAAGTTTTTCCGCTCCGAGAGAGACAATATTTTTCCCTATGCTGAATGATGGAAGCATCAATTTTGCAGATACGAGCCTGATAATTTCTGATTCGGATTTTGTCACTTCACAAATAAATATAGAGGCCAATAGACTTTTAAATATACAATGTCTATTGAATAGCGATGAAGGAAATTACTGTGAGTTATCTGAAATTACTTACAATGGTCAAAAATTGCAAAGGAAACTTATCAATGATGAAATAGGTAGTCTTTTGCATAAAAATTATACAAACACATTGGTAAACATACATAAGGTAAATCTGGATTATACCATTGTTGACAATTATTATGAAGTTATTGAAAACCAATATTTAAATAAGACAAATTTGATTTGGTTTAACAATGAAATGAATGTAAAACTAAATATTCGTGATGTCGCAATAGATGGCCATCATTATCACACAATAATTACGTTTTATTCAACTGGTCAAAAACTGTATTCATTTGCCAGACCATCCAAATACACTTCGTATGAATCTACAGGTTTTGACATCTTAGAAATAAATTTGGACGGTAGTATAAAAGATGTGGGTTATATTCACAATACTAATCCTAAGTCAGTGTTTAATGCGATTTCTCCGATTATAACAGATGATGGAGTTTTAGTATTTTATTCTTATGACAGAGTGGTAAATGACTTGGAAAAGTTAGTTGGGTGGTGGACGCTATATGGATTTGATGCAAAACAATTAGGTATTGATGTCATCTCCTCTACAAAAGAACTTCAATCAGGCCTGCAGATATATCCAAATCCTGCAAGTAGTGAATTGACTATAGTTCATCGAGACCTGACTTTAAAAAATATTTGTATTATAGACATTTCAGGTCGGGTAGTTCTCAATGCACAACCAGGTATAGACGAAACTCTGGTTACTTTGGATAGATTATCATCAGGTATTTATTTTGTGATGGCGACAGATGATATTGGTCGTAAGTTGCATTTTAAGTTAATCATTCAAAATTAG
- a CDS encoding DUF4403 family protein — translation MKDTTLPTFTKKIFDSDFVINYRLEKAGLRDTFNNAIAEIFKENYDLPEYDLKIYLTKTKEATVEMAGKSIMVVVPVGIQVEKKTFLTDLKAKGVLEMSFLTDVGLDSVWNLSTKTTLSHHRWIDKPKLNIAGVNFPIETISNSIIKRSKTDIEKSIDESVKESFTLKQKMLSTVKMMTEPMNFDAGMGGWLQLKPSGFRISEVENSRFTSRGKILIRGTSNFTTSKPEFKEVKDLPKVHWDNNIPDSSVFRLLTEIKMMDINKLLKENLDGKTFSSDGKSITLSNLVTNCDFEKIKVITDVSGSVNGMLIITGRPVYDPVLNSFYTKDIDISFKTKNVIHKAASWIAEGKIRKELSERLKFSIEDSIDEIQNNINAQITAFNKNYEMDLQVRIGSVTIETFELKPGVIEAVMKAGFYMEAKIFDFRTFNKF, via the coding sequence TTGAAGGATACCACACTACCTACCTTTACCAAAAAAATATTTGACTCAGATTTTGTTATCAATTACCGGTTGGAAAAAGCAGGGTTAAGAGATACTTTTAATAATGCCATTGCAGAGATTTTTAAAGAAAATTATGATCTGCCGGAATACGATCTAAAAATTTACCTGACCAAAACAAAAGAAGCAACAGTAGAAATGGCAGGAAAATCCATCATGGTCGTTGTACCTGTCGGCATACAGGTCGAAAAGAAAACATTCCTGACCGATCTGAAAGCAAAAGGAGTCCTTGAAATGAGTTTTCTGACAGATGTAGGTTTAGACTCTGTGTGGAATCTAAGTACCAAAACAACATTATCACATCACCGATGGATTGACAAACCAAAATTAAATATTGCAGGAGTTAATTTTCCCATCGAAACCATTTCCAACAGTATTATCAAAAGATCAAAAACAGATATTGAAAAAAGTATAGATGAATCCGTAAAAGAAAGCTTCACACTAAAACAAAAAATGTTGTCAACCGTCAAAATGATGACTGAACCGATGAATTTTGATGCCGGAATGGGTGGATGGTTGCAACTAAAGCCATCCGGGTTCAGAATCAGCGAAGTGGAAAATTCCAGGTTTACATCTCGTGGTAAAATCCTGATTCGCGGTACGTCTAATTTTACAACTTCAAAACCGGAATTTAAAGAAGTCAAAGATCTACCTAAGGTCCACTGGGATAACAACATACCGGATAGCTCGGTTTTCAGACTTCTGACTGAAATTAAAATGATGGATATCAACAAACTTCTCAAAGAAAATCTGGATGGAAAAACTTTCTCTTCTGATGGCAAATCCATTACGCTGAGCAATCTTGTTACCAATTGTGACTTTGAAAAAATAAAAGTTATTACCGATGTGAGTGGAAGTGTGAATGGGATGCTCATCATTACAGGACGCCCGGTTTATGATCCTGTTTTAAATAGTTTTTACACAAAAGACATAGATATTTCTTTCAAAACAAAAAACGTGATTCATAAAGCTGCGAGTTGGATTGCGGAGGGTAAAATAAGAAAAGAATTGTCTGAACGCCTTAAATTCTCTATTGAAGACAGCATTGATGAGATTCAGAATAATATAAACGCACAAATAACCGCTTTCAATAAAAATTATGAGATGGATCTTCAGGTGAGAATCGGTTCTGTAACGATAGAAACATTTGAATTGAAGCCTGGCGTGATAGAAGCGGTCATGAAAGCCGGATTTTATATGGAAGCCAAAATTTTTGATTTTCGGACTTTTAATAAATTCTAA
- a CDS encoding CDC27 family protein, translating to MKGSFLIVTFCILVLSLANNILGQDNKFLQIDLSAGYTQSVQQFAKNLNYAGSGFNANVGFDYFFGRFGLGADGGYIQNQTTVKFQDFINTRFLENEKLSGTKPWESKYLVFGPVFKTTFGWLELDIFAKAGFTQTNVPDLLFSKTFFNQQFPVYRVNGDKDKWYGAWNAGARLNASISHLWGIQFKAGYFSTERLGTLNMLHTFRDASDSNNNGWIDDTEYFESGISERSETAVLSNFHLNAGVIFRIGKPKPTKIIQMIPEVVLNDVQTESDTSEILTTSADPVKDSDELISDDMVTITPDSATDPKIKIEETQKIPDRVELTDSNLNEISEPENDYTAPDYDELAATFLYKAGQSYFAANDFENAVACFNKLKADKNHPMAKYMFALSLAEMGNCEESYAEYRTFSAVYTGQDVGVLETVYASHLERCKKQKLPITKSESEDISEATPKQKSLNAIYDQENRKTAVATPPNKNKEELPLKKVNDSNTTNIPVKKEDNIIEGKSYRVQFIALKKADFTFPDLFEIGNIETEYFPTRSMYRYTLGPYTDPEVAVNAAKRTRKLGYRDAFVAEYIDGVRTNTLHHSR from the coding sequence ATGAAAGGTAGTTTTTTAATAGTTACATTTTGTATTTTGGTATTGTCGCTGGCAAATAATATTTTAGGTCAGGATAATAAGTTTTTGCAGATTGATCTTTCAGCAGGCTATACTCAATCTGTACAACAATTTGCTAAAAATCTAAATTATGCCGGAAGCGGGTTTAATGCAAATGTTGGTTTTGATTATTTTTTTGGAAGATTCGGTCTCGGGGCAGATGGTGGTTATATTCAAAATCAAACAACAGTAAAATTTCAGGATTTTATTAATACCCGATTTTTAGAAAATGAAAAACTGAGCGGTACAAAACCCTGGGAAAGTAAATATCTGGTATTTGGACCGGTTTTTAAGACAACTTTTGGTTGGTTGGAATTGGATATTTTCGCCAAAGCAGGATTCACACAGACAAACGTACCTGATTTGTTATTCAGTAAAACTTTTTTCAATCAACAGTTTCCGGTTTACAGAGTTAACGGCGACAAGGACAAATGGTATGGTGCCTGGAATGCCGGCGCCAGATTGAATGCGAGTATCTCGCACCTGTGGGGCATACAATTCAAAGCAGGATATTTTTCAACAGAAAGATTAGGGACATTAAATATGCTCCACACTTTCAGAGATGCATCTGACAGTAATAATAACGGATGGATAGATGATACCGAATATTTTGAATCAGGCATATCAGAAAGAAGTGAAACCGCTGTATTGAGCAATTTTCATTTGAATGCCGGAGTTATTTTTCGGATTGGTAAACCAAAACCTACAAAGATCATTCAAATGATCCCGGAAGTGGTACTTAATGACGTTCAGACTGAATCAGATACTTCTGAAATTCTAACTACTTCTGCCGATCCCGTAAAAGATTCTGATGAACTGATTTCAGATGATATGGTGACTATCACGCCGGATTCTGCAACGGATCCTAAAATTAAAATTGAAGAAACACAAAAAATACCGGACAGAGTTGAACTTACAGACAGCAATCTAAATGAAATATCAGAACCGGAAAATGATTACACTGCGCCTGATTATGATGAATTAGCCGCCACTTTTTTGTATAAAGCAGGTCAATCATATTTCGCTGCCAATGATTTTGAAAACGCAGTAGCTTGTTTTAATAAACTGAAAGCTGACAAAAATCATCCGATGGCAAAGTATATGTTTGCTTTATCACTGGCAGAAATGGGCAATTGCGAAGAATCTTATGCTGAGTACAGAACTTTCTCTGCAGTTTATACCGGCCAGGATGTTGGCGTACTCGAAACGGTATATGCATCCCATTTGGAAAGATGCAAAAAACAAAAATTACCCATTACAAAATCAGAATCAGAAGATATCAGTGAAGCTACTCCAAAACAAAAAAGCCTGAATGCAATTTATGATCAGGAAAACAGAAAAACAGCAGTCGCAACTCCTCCCAATAAAAACAAAGAAGAACTGCCACTTAAAAAAGTAAATGATTCAAATACAACCAACATCCCTGTTAAGAAAGAAGATAATATTATCGAAGGAAAATCTTACAGGGTTCAATTTATAGCTTTAAAAAAGGCCGACTTTACATTTCCGGATCTTTTTGAAATCGGAAACATCGAAACAGAATATTTTCCGACAAGATCCATGTACCGTTATACTTTAGGACCATATACGGATCCGGAAGTAGCTGTCAACGCAGCAAAGCGTACCAGAAAACTGGGTTACAGAGATGCATTTGTGGCAGAGTATATAGATGGTGTACGAACCAATACTTTGCATCACTCCAGATAA
- a CDS encoding glycoside hydrolase family 65 protein translates to MYKQLFLATIITLSFSLLLKSQSSWHITADKIDPNNYYGVTLANGVVGIVSSAQPLKVNDVVLNGTYDYYQRGRVSNILKTFNHVNMNLDVDGRRIGIGDIQRYRQELDMKKATLTTTFEIGNKLSVSSSMMSLRHLPYTALTIVEITAKQNVTITPMSVIEAPNHLTDVRNYYAEIDRPHVLIPLLTSVGNSPTGKIKVAASNSFIFEEGHGKEPKIIHEDWDYNMHLAKFTKTLKAGEKYTFSVVSSTISSVQNDDPHNEAERLTIFAMLEGKERLLRRHNQAWEEIWQSDIEVTGSPDITRDIRSALYHLYSFARAETSYSLSPMGLSGLGYNGHVFWDTELWMYPPILMMHPDMAKSLLEYRFERLGEAKKNAFSHGYKGAMYPWESSLTGAEDTPVWALTGPFQHHITGCIGWAFWKYYEVTGDKQWLKDRGWPVLKEVADFWTSRVERNGPGRYDINNVIGANEWEENIDNNAFTNGMAQTVLRYATLAAMELGMTPDPDWNHVAENIPILKFPDGTTRENATYNGVTIKQADVNLLAYPLNVITDEKQIRKDLEYYLPRYAKDGPAMGFAILGALYNKLGESEKAATIFTDSYKLNEVPPFGVLAECAGGTNPYFATGAGGMLQAVLAGFGGLEITKDGIRQNKTKLPKGWGKLILKGVGKDKKTFIVE, encoded by the coding sequence ATGTACAAACAACTTTTTTTAGCCACAATTATAACACTTTCATTTTCTTTACTTCTGAAAAGTCAATCTTCCTGGCATATCACCGCTGATAAAATAGATCCGAATAACTATTATGGAGTGACACTGGCTAACGGAGTCGTCGGCATTGTATCTTCTGCACAACCCCTAAAAGTCAATGATGTGGTTCTCAACGGAACCTATGATTATTATCAGAGAGGAAGAGTGTCCAATATTCTCAAAACCTTCAATCATGTCAATATGAATCTGGATGTGGATGGCAGACGTATCGGAATCGGAGATATCCAGAGATATCGTCAGGAACTGGACATGAAAAAAGCAACACTCACCACAACTTTTGAAATTGGCAACAAACTTTCTGTTTCATCTTCCATGATGTCATTGAGGCACTTGCCGTACACAGCACTCACTATTGTAGAGATTACAGCTAAACAAAATGTGACCATCACGCCAATGAGCGTCATTGAAGCACCCAATCATCTGACCGATGTCCGCAATTATTATGCTGAGATTGACAGGCCACATGTGTTGATTCCACTATTGACTTCCGTCGGAAACAGCCCCACAGGAAAAATAAAAGTAGCTGCAAGTAACAGTTTTATTTTTGAAGAAGGTCACGGAAAAGAACCAAAAATTATCCATGAAGATTGGGATTATAATATGCATCTTGCAAAATTCACCAAGACTCTGAAAGCCGGTGAAAAATACACCTTCTCCGTTGTCTCATCTACTATTTCAAGTGTTCAGAATGACGATCCCCATAATGAAGCAGAACGGTTGACCATCTTTGCAATGCTGGAAGGAAAAGAAAGATTGCTCCGCAGACATAATCAGGCATGGGAAGAAATCTGGCAGAGCGACATTGAAGTCACCGGCAGTCCTGATATCACGAGAGACATAAGATCTGCATTGTATCATTTGTATTCTTTTGCCCGTGCAGAAACATCCTACAGCCTTAGCCCGATGGGATTATCCGGTTTGGGTTATAACGGACATGTGTTTTGGGATACTGAATTATGGATGTACCCGCCGATACTGATGATGCATCCTGATATGGCAAAATCTCTTTTAGAGTATAGATTTGAAAGGCTGGGAGAAGCCAAAAAAAATGCGTTTTCGCATGGTTATAAAGGAGCTATGTATCCATGGGAATCTTCTCTGACCGGAGCTGAAGACACGCCTGTTTGGGCATTAACCGGGCCTTTTCAGCATCATATTACCGGTTGCATCGGATGGGCATTCTGGAAATATTATGAAGTGACAGGAGATAAACAATGGTTGAAAGACAGAGGCTGGCCTGTTCTGAAAGAAGTGGCCGATTTCTGGACCAGCAGAGTAGAACGAAATGGACCGGGGCGGTATGATATCAATAATGTCATTGGTGCAAATGAATGGGAAGAAAATATTGACAATAATGCATTTACCAACGGAATGGCACAAACCGTTCTCCGATATGCTACATTAGCTGCGATGGAGTTGGGTATGACTCCGGATCCGGATTGGAATCATGTTGCAGAAAACATACCTATTTTAAAATTTCCGGATGGCACCACCCGGGAAAATGCTACTTATAATGGAGTTACTATTAAACAGGCAGACGTCAACCTTCTGGCATATCCGTTGAATGTCATTACTGATGAAAAACAAATCAGAAAGGATTTGGAATATTATCTGCCAAGATATGCAAAAGATGGACCGGCAATGGGATTTGCCATTCTGGGAGCACTTTACAATAAATTGGGTGAATCAGAAAAAGCGGCTACCATCTTCACAGATAGTTATAAACTAAATGAAGTTCCTCCGTTTGGTGTCTTAGCAGAATGTGCCGGTGGCACCAATCCGTATTTTGCAACCGGGGCTGGTGGTATGCTTCAGGCAGTTTTAGCAGGGTTTGGTGGTTTGGAAATTACCAAAGACGGTATTCGTCAGAACAAAACCAAGCTCCCCAAAGGTTGGGGCAAACTTATCCTGAAAGGGGTCGGAAAAGATAAGAAAACCTTTATTGTTGAATAA